In Deferribacter desulfuricans SSM1, the following are encoded in one genomic region:
- the guaA gene encoding glutamine-hydrolyzing GMP synthase — MDYLHNKILILDFGSQYTQLIARRIRENRVYCEIFPYNVELERIKEFNPKGMILSGGPKSVYDEDAPFVSEEIYELGIPVLGICYGMQLMCKHFNGVVGRAEKREYGYAELIVNQKEILFDDIPLENGKLKVWMSHGDRLEKMPEDFIVIGKTDNSPVAAMKHKEKPFYALQFHPEVAHTDYGSSILANFAIKICGCLPVWTAGNFIHNEIEKIREQVGDKKVLCALSGGVDSSVVAVLLNEAIGKNLTCVFVNNGLLRKNEAEQVVKTFRDNFNINLIFVDAEEEFLKALRGVTDPEKKRKIIGNLFIKIFEREAEKLGRFDFLAQGTLYPDVIESVSFKGPSATIKTHHNVGGLPEKMNFKLIEPLRELFKDEVRQVGLELGLPEDIVYRHPFPGPGLAIRVIGDITKERLDILREADSIAIEEIKKAGLYREIWQAFTVLLPVKSVGVMGDERTYEHVLAFRAVTSLDGMTADWAKIPYDVLARISNRIINEVKGINRVVYDISSKPPATIEWE; from the coding sequence ATGGATTATTTGCACAATAAAATATTGATTTTAGATTTTGGGTCTCAATATACGCAGCTTATAGCTAGAAGAATAAGGGAAAATAGGGTTTATTGCGAAATTTTTCCGTATAATGTTGAATTGGAAAGGATAAAAGAGTTTAATCCTAAAGGTATGATCCTCTCAGGTGGTCCTAAAAGTGTATATGATGAAGATGCTCCTTTTGTAAGTGAAGAGATATATGAGCTTGGTATCCCTGTTCTTGGTATATGTTATGGGATGCAGTTGATGTGTAAACATTTTAATGGTGTTGTTGGTAGAGCTGAAAAGAGAGAATATGGCTATGCTGAACTCATTGTTAATCAAAAGGAGATACTTTTTGATGATATACCATTGGAGAATGGGAAGTTAAAAGTATGGATGAGTCATGGGGATAGATTGGAAAAAATGCCTGAAGATTTTATCGTAATAGGAAAAACTGATAATTCACCTGTAGCAGCTATGAAACACAAAGAGAAACCGTTTTATGCGCTTCAGTTTCACCCTGAGGTTGCTCATACCGATTATGGTAGCAGCATCTTAGCAAATTTTGCTATTAAAATTTGTGGTTGCTTGCCTGTTTGGACTGCGGGTAATTTTATTCACAATGAAATAGAAAAGATTAGAGAACAGGTTGGTGATAAAAAGGTTTTATGTGCACTTAGTGGTGGAGTTGATTCATCTGTTGTTGCTGTTTTATTAAATGAAGCTATTGGGAAAAATTTAACATGTGTTTTTGTAAATAATGGTTTATTGAGAAAAAATGAGGCTGAGCAAGTAGTTAAAACATTTAGAGATAATTTTAATATAAATCTTATTTTTGTGGATGCAGAAGAGGAATTTTTAAAGGCTCTAAGAGGGGTAACTGACCCTGAGAAAAAGAGAAAGATAATAGGAAATCTCTTTATAAAAATCTTTGAAAGAGAAGCTGAAAAGCTTGGTAGGTTTGATTTTTTAGCTCAAGGAACACTTTATCCTGATGTAATAGAGTCTGTTTCCTTTAAAGGCCCTTCTGCAACAATTAAAACCCATCATAATGTGGGTGGTTTGCCAGAAAAGATGAATTTCAAACTGATTGAGCCTTTAAGAGAACTTTTTAAAGATGAAGTAAGGCAAGTAGGTTTAGAGTTGGGTTTGCCCGAGGATATAGTATACAGACACCCTTTTCCTGGCCCTGGGTTAGCCATTAGAGTGATTGGAGATATTACAAAAGAAAGATTGGATATTTTAAGAGAAGCAGACTCTATCGCTATTGAAGAGATAAAAAAAGCAGGACTTTATAGAGAAATTTGGCAGGCTTTTACTGTGCTTTTGCCTGTGAAAAGTGTTGGTGTTATGGGGGATGAAAGAACCTATGAGCATGTACTCGCTTTTAGAGCTGTTACAAGCCTTGATGGAATGACTGCAGACTGGGCTAAAATCCCCTATGATGTGCTTGCAAGGATTTCCAATAGAATAATAAATGAAGTTAAAGGGATTAACAGAGTGGTTTATGATATTAGTTCAAAGCCACCAGCAACTATTGAGTGGGAGTAA
- a CDS encoding ABC transporter ATP-binding protein codes for MLLEAKNLSKTFKKGDYFIKVLDNFNFEVDKGDFIAIVGPSGAGKSTLLHILGGLEKPDNGFVLLNGENIYKDEKELDNIRNQYFGFVFQFHYLLDDFTAIENVALPAMITGKKDEAFNKAKAILEKMGLINRLNHFPNELSGGEQQRVAIARALINDPLIIFADEPTGNLDKENSKIVIDEFKRLNEQGITILMVTHDEHIASQAKKILRLEKA; via the coding sequence ATGTTGTTAGAAGCCAAAAATCTATCTAAAACCTTTAAAAAAGGTGATTATTTTATAAAGGTCTTGGATAATTTTAACTTTGAAGTGGATAAAGGTGATTTTATAGCAATTGTAGGCCCTTCTGGAGCTGGGAAATCTACACTTTTGCATATCCTTGGTGGTTTAGAAAAACCTGATAACGGGTTTGTTTTATTAAATGGTGAAAATATATATAAAGATGAAAAAGAGCTTGATAATATTAGAAATCAGTATTTTGGGTTTGTTTTTCAATTTCATTATCTTTTGGACGATTTTACCGCAATAGAGAATGTAGCTTTGCCTGCTATGATAACTGGTAAAAAAGATGAAGCTTTTAATAAGGCAAAAGCTATATTGGAGAAAATGGGTTTAATTAATAGATTAAATCATTTCCCAAATGAGCTATCAGGTGGAGAACAACAAAGAGTTGCCATAGCAAGAGCTTTGATAAATGATCCACTGATAATATTTGCTGATGAGCCCACAGGGAATTTAGATAAAGAAAATAGTAAAATTGTTATTGATGAGTTTAAAAGATTGAATGAGCAAGGGATAACCATTTTGATGGTTACACATGACGAGCATATTGCCTCTCAGGCAAAGAAAATTTTGCGATTAGAAAAAGCATAA
- a CDS encoding nitrilase-related carbon-nitrogen hydrolase, whose product MAKITLAQISPYLGDINKNLDLHIGLIEKGIESKADIIVFPELSLSGYFLRDLVVDAGLSLKSPILKKIKELSKYISIIIGGVLEDEDYLLYNSAFYFEDEELKYIHRKVYLPDYTMFEEGRYFTAGNRFTVFNTKHFRSGLLICEDALQVSSIYAMKLQKVEIIYVISNSPARGLYENKFYSKDFWYTALKYMALSCNAYVVFVNRVGVEEGVTFWGGSTIFSPMGEIITELPLFDNADVMVNIEKSELKRARVISPFLKDDKAQIILHTIKKMEI is encoded by the coding sequence ATGGCCAAAATAACTTTAGCACAAATAAGCCCTTATTTGGGGGATATCAACAAAAATCTTGATTTACATATAGGTTTGATAGAAAAGGGTATAGAATCAAAAGCGGATATTATTGTTTTCCCAGAGCTTTCATTAAGTGGTTATTTTTTAAGAGATCTCGTTGTTGATGCAGGTCTCAGTTTGAAATCTCCAATTTTAAAAAAGATAAAAGAATTATCGAAATATATCTCTATAATTATTGGTGGAGTTTTAGAGGATGAGGATTATCTTTTATATAATTCTGCATTTTATTTTGAAGATGAAGAATTGAAATATATTCATAGAAAAGTTTATTTACCTGATTATACAATGTTTGAAGAAGGTAGATATTTTACAGCGGGAAATAGATTTACAGTCTTTAATACTAAGCATTTTAGAAGTGGGTTATTGATTTGTGAAGATGCTTTACAGGTAAGTTCCATATATGCAATGAAATTACAAAAAGTTGAGATTATTTATGTGATTTCTAATAGCCCTGCCAGGGGTTTATATGAAAATAAATTTTATTCGAAAGATTTTTGGTATACTGCTTTAAAATATATGGCCTTAAGTTGTAATGCTTATGTAGTTTTTGTTAATAGAGTTGGTGTAGAAGAGGGTGTAACCTTTTGGGGCGGCTCAACAATTTTTTCACCTATGGGAGAAATAATTACAGAGTTACCTCTTTTTGATAATGCAGATGTTATGGTTAATATTGAAAAAAGTGAATTAAAAAGAGCAAGAGTTATATCACCATTTTTAAAGGATGATAAAGCACAGATTATATTGCATACAATTAAAAAGATGGAGATATAA
- the mtnP gene encoding S-methyl-5'-thioadenosine phosphorylase, whose product MKIGIIGGSGLYEIDGLEFIEEIKLDNRFGSPSDSYKVFDYKDCKFYFLNRHGKNHKILPHNVNYRANIYGFYELGVKHIFSFTAVGGINKLLKPADIVIPDNAIDMTYSRNSTFYDELEEKYHIDFTNPFCTNLRNILIKSCMAQNLRFFDVGTYICTNGPRLETAAEIKFYKQIDADIVGMTLFPEAPLARELEICYANMSIVTNYAAGISKTKLTVDEVIDTMKKNNENIKKVIQKIPDFINIVKNDCECKNALKGTRIDK is encoded by the coding sequence ATGAAAATAGGGATAATTGGTGGGAGTGGATTGTATGAAATCGATGGACTTGAATTTATTGAAGAAATAAAACTGGATAATAGATTTGGTAGCCCATCTGATAGCTATAAAGTATTTGATTATAAAGATTGTAAGTTTTACTTTTTAAATAGGCACGGTAAAAATCACAAGATTTTACCACATAATGTAAATTACAGAGCCAATATCTATGGTTTTTATGAACTTGGTGTAAAACATATATTTTCTTTTACTGCAGTTGGTGGGATAAATAAGTTATTAAAACCTGCAGATATTGTTATTCCAGATAATGCGATAGATATGACATATAGTAGAAATTCCACTTTTTATGATGAGCTGGAAGAGAAATACCACATCGACTTTACAAATCCATTTTGCACTAATTTAAGAAATATTCTTATTAAAAGTTGTATGGCACAAAATTTAAGGTTTTTTGATGTTGGAACTTACATTTGCACAAATGGTCCAAGACTTGAAACTGCTGCAGAAATAAAATTTTATAAACAGATTGATGCTGATATCGTGGGTATGACCCTTTTTCCAGAAGCACCATTGGCAAGAGAGTTGGAAATTTGCTATGCAAATATGAGTATTGTGACAAATTATGCCGCTGGTATTAGTAAAACTAAATTAACTGTGGATGAAGTTATTGATACTATGAAAAAAAATAATGAAAATATTAAGAAAGTGATACAAAAGATACCTGATTTTATAAATATAGTCAAAAATGACTGTGAATGCAAAAATGCTTTAAAAGGGACTCGTATTGACAAATGA
- a CDS encoding trimeric intracellular cation channel family protein, with protein sequence MLPKFIYLFDLVGTAAFAASGAVAGVRKKMDLYGITFLGVVTAVGGGTLRDIVVGRIPPFIFRDYNYLIISILISLMTFYFHRLIERRFKFLLIMDALGLGIFTVIGTSIGMEYNIGMIGSVFLGVMTGTFGGMIRDVLQQEVPLVLQREIYASACIVGGFFYILAHKMGLSETFSVTLAVIVVFSIRLISIFKNWNLPKPKV encoded by the coding sequence ATGTTACCAAAGTTTATCTATCTATTTGATCTTGTAGGTACTGCCGCTTTTGCAGCAAGTGGTGCTGTTGCAGGTGTTAGAAAGAAGATGGATTTGTATGGAATAACTTTTCTTGGAGTAGTAACCGCTGTTGGTGGCGGTACTTTAAGAGATATTGTTGTGGGAAGAATTCCGCCTTTTATTTTTAGAGATTATAATTATTTGATTATTTCTATATTGATATCACTGATGACTTTTTATTTTCATAGATTAATAGAGAGAAGATTTAAATTTTTGCTTATTATGGATGCTTTAGGGCTTGGAATATTTACTGTAATTGGCACATCGATCGGGATGGAATATAATATTGGGATGATAGGCTCGGTATTTTTAGGTGTAATGACAGGTACCTTTGGTGGAATGATAAGGGATGTTTTACAACAAGAGGTGCCACTAGTGCTTCAAAGAGAGATATATGCTTCTGCTTGCATAGTGGGTGGATTTTTCTATATTCTTGCTCATAAGATGGGGCTGAGTGAAACTTTTAGTGTAACTTTGGCTGTAATAGTTGTCTTTTCTATAAGACTTATATCGATTTTTAAAAATTGGAATTTACCAAAACCTAAAGTGTAA
- the murB gene encoding UDP-N-acetylmuramate dehydrogenase, with protein sequence MIILKDEILANYTSYRVGGKAKYFIKVINNDDVGVAINFAERLSMNYVLLGAGSNVLFMDEGFNGVVIYTGLLNRWMIEKDDYILVGAGVKLSELVEFSVERGVSGFEELAGIPGSVGGAVNMNAGAFNTEIKDVLTECVAYDMPRKKIINLSNADCKFGYRIAEGLKNRIVLFAKFKKMYGDKKYLKSKVDEILKKRDSKQPLEYPSCGSVFKRPKGDYAGRLIEECGLKGYRIGGAMVSEKHANFIVNLGNAKAKDILDLIEFVQNEVYKKFNILLEPEVKIIKN encoded by the coding sequence ATGATAATATTAAAAGATGAGATTCTTGCAAATTATACATCCTATAGAGTTGGTGGAAAGGCAAAATATTTTATTAAAGTTATCAATAATGATGATGTTGGGGTTGCTATCAATTTTGCTGAAAGACTTTCTATGAATTATGTTTTGTTGGGAGCTGGTTCTAATGTGTTGTTTATGGATGAAGGTTTTAATGGAGTTGTGATTTACACTGGGTTACTGAATAGATGGATGATAGAAAAAGATGATTATATTTTGGTTGGAGCTGGTGTTAAGCTTTCTGAGTTGGTTGAGTTTTCTGTTGAAAGAGGGGTTTCTGGTTTTGAAGAGCTTGCTGGGATACCTGGCTCTGTTGGTGGTGCTGTAAATATGAATGCTGGAGCTTTTAATACTGAAATAAAGGATGTTTTAACGGAATGTGTTGCCTATGATATGCCTAGAAAGAAGATAATAAATTTATCAAATGCTGATTGCAAGTTTGGTTATCGTATAGCAGAAGGGTTGAAAAATAGAATTGTTTTGTTTGCAAAATTTAAGAAAATGTATGGTGATAAAAAATATCTTAAGTCTAAAGTAGATGAAATATTGAAAAAAAGAGATAGTAAACAACCTTTAGAGTATCCATCCTGCGGTTCAGTTTTTAAAAGGCCAAAAGGGGATTATGCAGGAAGACTTATTGAAGAGTGTGGACTAAAAGGGTATAGGATAGGTGGAGCGATGGTATCTGAAAAACATGCAAATTTCATAGTAAATCTTGGTAATGCCAAAGCAAAAGATATTTTGGACTTGATAGAGTTTGTGCAAAACGAGGTTTATAAAAAATTTAACATTTTATTAGAACCAGAAGTTAAGATCATAAAAAATTAA
- the moaC gene encoding cyclic pyranopterin monophosphate synthase MoaC has protein sequence MKFTHFDEEGRSKMVDVSEKSDTFREAHASGFIYMKQETLDLILNKKIEKGNVFEVARVAGIMALKKTSDLIPMCHPLNITGAEIHFTPEPDKNRIKIDCKVRLTGKTGVEMEALTGVSVAALTIYDMCKAVDKEMIISDIMLIKKTGGKSGTFVRKV, from the coding sequence ATGAAATTTACTCATTTTGATGAAGAAGGTAGAAGTAAAATGGTGGATGTGAGCGAAAAGAGTGATACTTTTAGAGAGGCACATGCATCAGGCTTTATTTATATGAAACAAGAAACGCTTGATTTGATTTTAAACAAGAAGATTGAAAAGGGGAATGTTTTTGAGGTTGCTAGAGTTGCAGGTATAATGGCTTTGAAAAAAACATCAGATTTGATTCCAATGTGTCACCCATTAAATATAACAGGTGCAGAAATACATTTTACTCCTGAACCAGATAAGAATAGAATAAAAATTGACTGCAAAGTTAGATTAACAGGAAAAACTGGTGTTGAAATGGAAGCATTAACAGGTGTTTCTGTTGCTGCACTGACAATTTACGATATGTGTAAAGCTGTTGATAAAGAAATGATTATTTCTGATATAATGTTGATTAAAAAAACAGGTGGCAAAAGTGGGACATTTGTGAGAAAAGTATAG
- a CDS encoding NAD+ synthase → MGKSELNLDYRLVTKVLTDFIKNETEKVGIKNVVVGLSGGIDSALSATLATLALGKDRVYAYALPYKTSSKESLDDAKLVADFLGVNFEIIEITDFVDPYFDKNPDISKLRKGNVMARMRMIVLFDKSAEVGGLVLGTSNKTELLLGYGTWYGDLASAINPIGDLYKTQVWELAVYLNIPKRVIEKKPTADLWEGQSDEDELGFTYKEVDRLLKAMIDDRKDSVELIRMGFSENFINNIKERIRKNQFKRQLPIIAKISNRTIDKDFRYSRDWGY, encoded by the coding sequence ATGGGTAAAAGTGAACTTAATTTGGATTATAGACTAGTTACAAAGGTTTTGACTGATTTTATAAAAAATGAGACTGAAAAAGTTGGAATTAAAAATGTAGTTGTTGGTTTAAGTGGTGGTATTGATTCTGCTTTAAGTGCCACATTGGCCACATTAGCGTTGGGTAAAGATAGGGTTTATGCTTATGCTTTACCTTATAAAACAAGTAGTAAAGAGAGTCTTGATGATGCAAAGTTAGTTGCAGATTTTTTGGGAGTTAATTTCGAAATAATTGAGATAACAGATTTTGTTGATCCATATTTTGATAAGAATCCAGATATTTCTAAGTTGAGAAAAGGGAATGTGATGGCAAGGATGCGGATGATAGTTCTTTTTGATAAATCGGCAGAGGTCGGCGGACTTGTTTTAGGAACAAGCAATAAGACTGAGTTGTTACTTGGCTATGGAACCTGGTATGGTGATCTTGCTTCTGCTATTAATCCAATTGGTGATTTATATAAAACTCAAGTATGGGAGCTTGCAGTATATTTAAATATTCCAAAAAGAGTTATAGAGAAGAAGCCAACAGCAGATTTATGGGAAGGCCAAAGTGACGAAGATGAGTTGGGTTTTACTTATAAAGAGGTTGATAGATTACTAAAAGCTATGATTGACGATAGAAAAGATAGTGTAGAACTTATCAGAATGGGTTTTAGTGAAAATTTTATTAACAACATTAAAGAAAGAATTAGAAAAAATCAGTTTAAAAGGCAATTACCAATAATAGCAAAAATTAGTAATAGAACAATTGATAAAGATTTCAGATATAGTAGAGATTGGGGATATTAA
- a CDS encoding SH3 domain-containing protein yields MFRYLVYLIILILPTLGFSDNKTASNKYVELLAKVKNTTYVYKQPDTKSKKLRKIYKGSKIIVIQDVNADWYLVKYNNVRTGYVLKKYIELRYTLKKEVKRVPYQLKKLEIDLDSMIKRYNFYMKESRFFMDTGYVPVFKLHSVKKSGDTVTVSLLYDIEVKKGVKVLDKNNPFADILQKFIEVIFFKMFIEKAKNYQIVIFTQDGKSKNEYAKLRYVADEKRFFEIKNYDGKIWDYIESTVDPDTLFKYLPVKGDV; encoded by the coding sequence ATGTTTAGGTATTTAGTTTATCTAATAATTTTAATTTTACCTACTTTAGGCTTTTCAGATAATAAAACTGCGTCAAACAAATATGTAGAACTTCTCGCTAAAGTAAAAAACACTACATATGTCTATAAACAACCTGATACAAAATCAAAAAAACTGAGAAAAATTTATAAAGGTTCAAAAATTATAGTAATTCAAGATGTAAACGCTGACTGGTATTTAGTTAAATACAATAATGTCAGGACTGGTTATGTTTTAAAGAAATATATAGAATTGAGATATACATTAAAAAAGGAAGTTAAAAGGGTACCGTACCAATTAAAAAAATTAGAAATTGATTTAGATAGTATGATAAAAAGGTATAATTTTTATATGAAAGAATCAAGATTTTTTATGGATACCGGCTATGTCCCTGTATTTAAATTACATTCAGTAAAAAAATCAGGTGATACTGTTACAGTTTCTCTTTTATATGATATTGAGGTGAAGAAAGGTGTAAAAGTATTGGATAAGAATAACCCTTTTGCAGATATCTTACAAAAGTTTATAGAGGTTATTTTCTTTAAAATGTTTATAGAAAAAGCTAAAAATTATCAAATTGTTATTTTTACACAGGATGGAAAAAGTAAAAATGAGTATGCAAAACTTAGATATGTCGCTGATGAAAAAAGGTTTTTTGAAATTAAAAATTATGATGGTAAAATATGGGATTATATCGAAAGTACTGTAGATCCGGATACACTGTTTAAATATTTACCTGTAAAGGGGGATGTATGA
- a CDS encoding lipoprotein-releasing ABC transporter permease subunit produces the protein MAKIDGFIAFRYLKSKKSSKVLSFISFISIVGIVLGVATLIVVTSVLTGFSENLKEKIVGANSHIVINKLDGTPIENWKKISKKVEKVDGVVAVAPFIMSQVLVSTKDVVNGVAVKGIIPELEVKATNLGKFIKQGDLKSLSDNSTKPYIAIGKELANTLGVVVGDDVVLISPFGKKGPFGFTPIMKHFRVGAIFDTGMYEYNNSLIFVDLNVLKNFFKIKREGVSGLSVKTIDFNKSGEIAVNIQAKLGFPYWARDWLSMNRNLFSALKLEKAAMFVILTLIVVVASFNIISLITMTVKDKRKDIAILRSFGANQKLIRKIFVKQGLFIGIVGTIIGDILGYLICFILEKYKIISLPEDIYYMDRIPVKIMPEVFIIVSICAVIITYFSSIYPAKQAAKLDPVELLRNE, from the coding sequence GTGGCTAAAATAGATGGGTTTATAGCCTTTAGATATTTAAAATCGAAGAAATCATCAAAAGTTTTATCATTTATTTCTTTTATCTCCATTGTTGGTATTGTTCTTGGTGTTGCTACTTTGATTGTAGTAACGAGCGTTTTAACTGGGTTTTCAGAAAATTTAAAAGAGAAAATAGTTGGAGCAAATTCTCATATAGTAATAAATAAATTAGATGGAACTCCGATTGAAAATTGGAAAAAAATTTCAAAAAAGGTCGAAAAAGTTGATGGAGTGGTAGCTGTTGCTCCATTTATCATGAGTCAGGTTTTGGTTAGCACCAAGGATGTGGTTAATGGAGTTGCTGTAAAAGGGATAATACCCGAATTGGAAGTAAAGGCCACAAATCTGGGTAAATTTATAAAACAGGGGGATTTAAAATCTTTAAGTGATAACTCTACAAAACCTTATATTGCCATTGGAAAGGAGCTTGCAAATACTTTGGGTGTTGTTGTCGGTGACGATGTCGTTTTGATTTCCCCTTTTGGGAAGAAAGGGCCTTTTGGATTTACTCCAATAATGAAACATTTTAGAGTAGGAGCTATTTTTGATACAGGTATGTATGAATACAATAATTCATTAATCTTTGTAGATTTAAATGTGTTAAAAAATTTTTTTAAAATAAAAAGGGAAGGGGTTTCTGGACTATCTGTAAAGACTATTGATTTTAATAAAAGCGGTGAAATAGCAGTAAACATTCAAGCAAAGCTTGGATTCCCTTATTGGGCTAGGGATTGGCTCAGTATGAATAGGAATCTTTTTAGTGCATTAAAACTGGAAAAAGCTGCTATGTTTGTCATACTTACATTGATAGTGGTTGTGGCATCGTTTAATATTATAAGCCTTATTACGATGACGGTAAAAGACAAAAGAAAGGATATAGCAATTTTGAGATCTTTTGGAGCTAATCAGAAATTGATAAGAAAAATATTTGTGAAGCAGGGGTTATTTATTGGTATTGTTGGAACAATAATTGGTGATATCCTTGGCTATCTAATCTGTTTTATATTGGAAAAGTATAAAATCATCAGCTTACCAGAGGATATCTATTATATGGATAGAATACCAGTAAAGATTATGCCAGAGGTGTTTATTATTGTATCTATTTGTGCTGTGATAATTACTTATTTTTCTTCCATATATCCTGCAAAACAAGCAGCAAAACTTGATCCTGTAGAACTGTTGAGGAATGAATAA
- the guaB gene encoding IMP dehydrogenase, protein MNGKIIKEALTFDDVLLVPQKSEVLPKDVSTTTYLTSKIVLNIPIVSAAMDTVTEARMAIAIAQEGGLGFIHKNMSIEEQAEEVDKVKRSESGMIVDPITIEPEKTVQDALDLMAKYKISGIPVVKGHKLVGIITNRDLRFVTDYTGKVEKYMTKENLVTVPVGTSLEEAKEHLQKHRIEKLLVVDDNFELKGLITIKDINKKLKYPNATKDELGRLRVGAAVGVGPDTYERVDALVEKGVDVIVVDTAHGHSVKVIETVKAIKKKYPDLDLVAGNVATAEACEDLIKAGADCVKVGIGPGSICTTRVVAGVGVPQITAIMDCAQVADKYNIPIIADGGIKFSGDIVKAIGAGASVVMIGSLLAGTTESPGEIELYQGRSYKVYRGMGSVGAMKKGSKDRYFQDEMDVESKFVPEGIEGRVHYKGDLSHTIYQLVGGLRAGMGYCGCATIEELRKNAKFVKITNSGLRESHVHDVIITKEAPNYWIST, encoded by the coding sequence ATGAATGGAAAAATAATTAAAGAAGCTTTAACTTTTGATGATGTTTTACTTGTGCCTCAAAAAAGTGAAGTGTTACCAAAAGATGTTTCAACGACTACTTATTTGACTTCAAAAATTGTATTAAACATCCCCATTGTTAGTGCTGCGATGGATACAGTAACTGAGGCGAGGATGGCTATTGCTATTGCTCAAGAAGGTGGACTTGGATTTATTCATAAAAATATGAGTATAGAAGAGCAAGCTGAAGAGGTTGATAAAGTTAAGCGTTCTGAAAGTGGTATGATAGTGGATCCTATCACCATAGAGCCTGAAAAAACTGTACAGGATGCTTTGGATCTTATGGCTAAATACAAGATTAGTGGTATTCCTGTGGTTAAAGGGCATAAACTTGTGGGGATTATTACTAATAGAGATTTGCGTTTTGTTACAGATTATACTGGCAAGGTTGAAAAATACATGACAAAGGAAAATCTTGTAACAGTTCCTGTGGGTACATCATTAGAAGAGGCTAAAGAACATCTTCAAAAACATAGAATTGAAAAATTATTGGTGGTGGATGATAACTTTGAATTAAAAGGGCTCATTACTATCAAGGATATAAATAAGAAATTGAAATATCCTAATGCAACTAAAGATGAGCTTGGCAGGCTAAGGGTTGGTGCAGCTGTTGGAGTGGGGCCAGATACTTATGAAAGAGTAGATGCTTTAGTGGAAAAAGGGGTTGATGTTATTGTAGTGGATACAGCTCATGGGCATTCTGTAAAAGTAATTGAAACGGTAAAGGCTATAAAGAAAAAATATCCTGATTTGGATTTAGTGGCTGGAAATGTGGCAACAGCTGAAGCCTGTGAAGATTTAATAAAAGCTGGTGCTGATTGTGTAAAGGTGGGGATCGGACCTGGTTCTATTTGTACAACTAGAGTTGTAGCAGGTGTTGGGGTGCCTCAAATTACGGCTATCATGGATTGTGCACAAGTTGCTGATAAATATAATATACCAATTATTGCTGATGGTGGGATAAAATTTTCTGGAGATATTGTTAAAGCGATAGGCGCTGGTGCGTCTGTGGTTATGATCGGTTCACTTTTAGCTGGAACAACAGAATCACCTGGTGAAATAGAGCTTTATCAAGGGAGAAGCTATAAAGTTTATAGAGGTATGGGCTCTGTTGGTGCGATGAAAAAAGGTAGTAAAGATAGATATTTCCAAGATGAAATGGATGTGGAGAGCAAGTTTGTACCAGAAGGGATCGAAGGTAGAGTGCATTACAAAGGGGATTTAAGTCATACGATATATCAGCTTGTTGGTGGTCTTAGAGCAGGTATGGGGTATTGTGGATGTGCTACCATTGAAGAATTAAGAAAAAATGCAAAATTTGTAAAAATTACAAACTCTGGTCTTAGAGAAAGTCATGTGCATGATGTGATTATCACAAAAGAAGCACCAAACTATTGGATATCAACATAA